The Apibacter raozihei genome contains a region encoding:
- the mdh gene encoding malate dehydrogenase gives MKVTVVGAGAVGATCADNIARKEIVDELVIVDIKEGFAEGKALDLTQTTSLLGFDTTITGSTNDYSKTAGTSVAVITSGIPRKPGMTREDLIGTNAGIVKEVASNILKYSPDAILVIISNPMDTMTYLALKSLGLPKNRVIGMGGALDSSRFKTYLSLASGASQNDIQATVIGGHGDTTMIPLTRLASCQGVPFSKILTNEQLDKVAADTMVGGATLTKLLGTSAWYAPGAAGAAVVESIIRDEKKVIPCSVFLEGEYGESDICIGVPVVLGKNGIEKIVELDLNDDEKAKFKASADAVRNMNNVLHEMKVL, from the coding sequence ATGAAAGTAACTGTAGTAGGTGCCGGAGCCGTTGGAGCCACTTGTGCCGATAATATTGCAAGAAAAGAAATTGTTGACGAACTGGTAATTGTTGATATAAAAGAGGGATTTGCCGAGGGAAAAGCTTTGGATTTGACCCAGACCACTTCTCTTTTAGGTTTTGATACAACTATAACCGGAAGCACCAATGACTATTCTAAAACGGCAGGCACCAGTGTTGCTGTAATAACTTCAGGTATCCCCAGAAAACCTGGAATGACCCGTGAAGATTTAATCGGAACCAATGCAGGAATTGTTAAAGAAGTTGCTTCCAATATTTTAAAATATTCTCCGGATGCTATTTTAGTCATCATTTCCAACCCTATGGATACGATGACTTACTTAGCTCTTAAATCTTTAGGTTTACCTAAAAACCGTGTAATAGGTATGGGAGGTGCCTTAGATTCTTCTCGTTTTAAGACTTATTTATCTTTAGCCAGTGGTGCTTCTCAGAATGATATTCAAGCTACGGTTATCGGCGGACATGGAGATACGACTATGATTCCTTTAACACGTCTGGCTTCTTGTCAGGGAGTGCCTTTCTCTAAAATATTAACTAACGAACAACTTGATAAAGTCGCTGCAGACACTATGGTTGGTGGAGCTACTTTAACTAAATTATTGGGTACTTCTGCATGGTATGCACCGGGTGCTGCCGGAGCTGCCGTAGTGGAATCTATCATCCGTGATGAGAAAAAAGTGATTCCTTGTTCTGTATTTCTGGAAGGTGAATATGGTGAATCTGATATTTGTATTGGTGTTCCTGTAGTTTTAGGTAAAAACGGTATTGAAAAAATTGTAGAACTGGATCTTAATGATGATGAAAAAGCGAAATTTAAAGCTTCTGCTGATGCCGTAAGAAATATGAATAATGTATTACATGAAATGAAAGTTCTCTAA
- a CDS encoding bestrophin family protein, with product MIIYNPKGWFSFVFKIYKADTITKLWPMLVVTGIFAFIIAYVEINYIEIDKMKASSYVTVGQSLVGFVLSLVLVFRTNTAYDRWWEGRKLWGQLTNISRNLSIKLNALLPSHDKENREFFIKYIPLFAQILHRHLTNDTTRYTLDEHENSDDTTEFRYSPSQVAVKLTHKIVQLNKENILTGEQLLFINQELKGFMDVCGGCERIKNTPIPFSYVLFIKKFIALYVFSMPIGYVINLGYWVVPLVMFVFYVLISLELVAEDIEDPFNNGDNDIPTKKIAENIKKSCLDILAKNK from the coding sequence ATGATTATTTACAATCCTAAAGGTTGGTTTTCTTTTGTTTTTAAAATATATAAAGCGGATACTATTACCAAGCTATGGCCTATGCTGGTAGTAACCGGAATTTTTGCTTTTATCATAGCTTATGTAGAAATTAATTATATAGAAATTGATAAAATGAAAGCTTCCAGCTATGTGACCGTAGGACAAAGTCTTGTGGGTTTCGTACTATCCTTGGTATTGGTTTTCAGAACCAATACAGCTTATGATCGCTGGTGGGAAGGAAGAAAGTTATGGGGACAATTAACAAACATTTCCAGAAATCTGTCCATTAAGCTTAATGCCTTGCTCCCTTCTCATGATAAAGAAAACAGGGAATTTTTCATTAAATATATCCCTTTATTTGCACAGATTCTTCACAGACATTTAACCAATGATACCACTCGTTATACTTTAGATGAGCATGAAAATTCTGATGATACAACAGAATTTCGATACTCTCCAAGTCAGGTAGCCGTTAAGCTAACTCATAAAATTGTTCAATTAAACAAAGAAAATATACTTACAGGTGAACAATTATTGTTTATTAATCAGGAACTTAAAGGTTTTATGGATGTTTGTGGAGGCTGTGAGAGAATAAAAAATACGCCTATCCCGTTTTCCTATGTTTTATTTATCAAAAAGTTTATTGCTTTGTACGTATTTAGTATGCCTATAGGATATGTTATAAATTTAGGATATTGGGTAGTCCCTCTGGTAATGTTTGTTTTTTATGTACTTATTAGTTTGGAACTGGTAGCAGAAGATATTGAAGATCCATTTAATAACGGAGATAATGATATACCTACAAAAAAAATTGCTGAGAACATAAAAAAGAGTTGTTTAGACATTCTTGCAAAAAATAAATAA
- a CDS encoding OmpH family outer membrane protein, which produces MKKITFVFLLTVFAGVFQLAKAQNIAHLNSIELLNLMPEKKSADDQLKTLADQKKAELKKQEDAFTAKYQKIQDEIAKKPQAEQEKEFQKYQEEFQKDNQNLLALRETAAKELEKKQDDLYDPITKKAQNAVNDVAKAKGYLYVFDTSQPSLIYAAGPNILDEVKAKLGLK; this is translated from the coding sequence ATGAAGAAAATTACATTCGTATTCCTTTTAACAGTATTCGCAGGAGTTTTCCAGTTAGCTAAAGCTCAGAATATAGCTCACCTTAATTCCATCGAATTACTGAATTTAATGCCAGAAAAAAAATCAGCTGACGATCAATTAAAAACTTTAGCAGATCAGAAAAAAGCAGAACTAAAAAAACAAGAAGATGCTTTTACGGCTAAATATCAGAAGATTCAGGATGAAATAGCTAAAAAACCTCAAGCAGAGCAAGAAAAAGAATTCCAGAAATATCAGGAAGAATTTCAGAAAGACAATCAAAACCTGTTGGCTTTGAGAGAAACAGCAGCTAAAGAATTAGAGAAAAAACAAGATGATTTATATGATCCAATCACTAAAAAAGCTCAGAATGCTGTAAATGATGTAGCTAAAGCTAAAGGATATCTTTATGTTTTTGATACATCTCAGCCTTCACTTATTTATGCTGCAGGTCCAAACATCTTAGACGAAGTAAAAGCTAAATTAGGTTTAAAATAA
- a CDS encoding solute carrier family 23 protein — MENKSIVLNIHDKPKFLQWFTLSFQHLFAMFGSTVLVPTLTGMDPAVALVSSGLATLAFIAITQGKVPSYLGSSFAFISPIIAIKAASGAEGIMVGSFIVGCIYALIALIINRTGVSWLMKLLPPIVVGPIIMVIGLSLSSTAIDMITNNSGSYDIKFVAVGLISLIITIIIAIFTKGFISVIPVLIGIVGGYLFSIPMGLVDFEPIKNAAWFQIPNFEIPFYTFTPHFSWSIFLLMAPVAIVPIAEHIGHQLVLGKVINKDLVKDPGLDKSLFGDGMATIIASVIGGPPNTTYGENIGVLAITRAYSIYLFIGAAIFAIGFGFCGKIAALLKSIPVPVMGGISILLFGIIASSGLRMVVDSKVNFASKRNLIISSVILVLGIGGASIHLGNSFSLEGMALASLTGVMLNQILPGKEVVNFDSMFKE, encoded by the coding sequence ATGGAAAACAAATCGATAGTCTTAAATATTCATGATAAGCCTAAGTTCTTACAATGGTTTACACTAAGCTTTCAACATCTTTTTGCTATGTTTGGATCGACAGTTTTGGTACCTACACTTACAGGAATGGATCCTGCAGTAGCCTTGGTATCTAGCGGATTAGCCACCCTTGCATTTATAGCTATTACTCAGGGAAAAGTTCCTTCGTATCTGGGTTCTTCATTTGCTTTTATAAGTCCTATTATAGCTATTAAAGCAGCCTCAGGTGCAGAAGGAATAATGGTCGGAAGTTTTATAGTGGGATGCATATATGCTCTTATTGCCCTAATCATAAACCGTACAGGGGTTTCCTGGTTAATGAAATTACTTCCGCCTATTGTAGTAGGTCCAATTATTATGGTTATTGGGTTAAGCCTTTCATCTACAGCGATAGATATGATTACTAATAATTCGGGTTCTTATGATATTAAGTTTGTTGCCGTAGGTTTAATCAGTTTAATAATAACTATTATAATAGCCATTTTCACTAAAGGTTTTATTAGTGTTATTCCTGTTTTGATAGGAATTGTCGGAGGCTACTTATTTTCAATACCTATGGGTCTTGTAGATTTTGAACCGATCAAAAACGCTGCATGGTTTCAAATTCCTAATTTTGAAATTCCATTTTATACTTTTACTCCACATTTTTCATGGTCTATTTTTTTGTTGATGGCTCCTGTAGCCATTGTTCCCATAGCTGAGCACATCGGACACCAATTAGTTCTGGGTAAAGTTATTAACAAAGATTTAGTTAAAGACCCGGGCCTAGATAAATCCCTTTTCGGTGATGGTATGGCTACCATTATAGCTTCTGTAATTGGCGGGCCTCCTAATACGACTTACGGTGAAAACATAGGCGTTCTTGCAATTACGAGAGCTTACAGTATATATCTTTTTATAGGGGCTGCTATTTTTGCTATCGGTTTTGGCTTTTGCGGGAAGATAGCTGCTTTACTTAAATCAATTCCGGTTCCTGTCATGGGTGGAATTTCAATACTGCTGTTCGGTATTATTGCTTCGAGCGGCTTACGTATGGTGGTAGACAGCAAGGTAAATTTCGCTTCTAAGAGAAACCTTATCATATCATCCGTCATTCTCGTTTTAGGTATCGGGGGGGCATCCATTCATCTCGGAAATTCGTTTTCACTAGAAGGCATGGCTTTAGCATCCCTTACCGGTGTTATGCTTAACCAAATTCTTCCGGGGAAAGAAGTAGTTAATTTTGATTCCATGTTTAAAGAGTAA
- a CDS encoding UDP-N-acetylmuramoyl-tripeptide--D-alanyl-D-alanine ligase encodes MTVPELYSLYLQSSGITTDSRKINKNQLFFALKGDNFNGNLYASQAMEQGALACVVDEQKYADPQKGIFYFENSLFALQNLARHHRKQLNIPVIGITGSNGKTTSKELIASVLKEKYNVLFTQGNLNNHIGVPLTVLSIQPKHEIAIIEMGANHQKEIELLAGISMPDIGYITNFGKAHLEGFGGFEGVIKGKSELYAFLKESNGTALVNTDDPKQVELTQDIKQITFGSEGVYRFGLKESDHFVSVSYKDSIFNSQLTGIYNFSNICAAASLGFYLGLTAFQVKNGIENYQPRNQRSQIVKKNGVRLLLDTYNANPSSMEASLKNFSSFEGSKAIIIGDMFELGDSSADEHQKIAELAQNLNFEYIFLVGSNFSTTTTTASQIKKFKSTEDMSNYLKNNSLTSENILLKGSRGMALEKLIDFIY; translated from the coding sequence ATGACCGTACCAGAACTTTACTCTCTATATCTGCAATCTTCAGGAATTACAACTGACAGCAGAAAAATAAATAAAAACCAACTATTTTTTGCTTTAAAAGGTGATAATTTTAATGGAAACCTTTATGCTTCACAGGCAATGGAGCAAGGCGCGTTAGCCTGTGTAGTAGATGAGCAAAAATATGCAGACCCTCAGAAAGGAATTTTTTATTTTGAGAATAGCTTATTTGCTTTACAGAACCTTGCCAGACATCACAGAAAACAACTCAATATACCTGTTATAGGTATCACCGGGAGTAATGGTAAAACGACTTCTAAAGAACTTATTGCTTCTGTTTTAAAGGAAAAATATAACGTTTTGTTTACCCAGGGGAACTTAAACAATCATATTGGTGTTCCACTTACTGTATTATCTATTCAGCCTAAGCATGAAATAGCTATCATAGAAATGGGAGCCAATCATCAGAAAGAAATAGAATTATTGGCTGGTATTTCCATGCCTGATATAGGTTATATAACCAACTTTGGCAAAGCTCACCTGGAAGGATTCGGAGGATTTGAGGGAGTTATTAAAGGCAAATCTGAACTCTATGCTTTTCTGAAAGAATCTAATGGTACTGCATTAGTTAATACAGACGATCCTAAACAAGTTGAATTAACCCAAGATATTAAACAAATCACATTTGGTTCAGAAGGAGTTTATAGGTTTGGTTTGAAAGAATCTGATCACTTTGTCAGTGTATCTTATAAAGATAGCATATTCAATTCACAACTCACAGGTATTTATAATTTTTCAAACATCTGCGCAGCTGCCAGCCTTGGCTTTTATTTAGGATTAACAGCTTTTCAGGTTAAAAATGGAATTGAAAATTATCAACCTCGCAATCAACGTTCTCAGATAGTTAAAAAAAATGGTGTCAGGCTATTATTAGATACCTATAATGCTAATCCTAGCAGCATGGAAGCTTCATTGAAAAATTTCTCTTCTTTTGAAGGCTCTAAAGCAATTATTATAGGGGATATGTTTGAGCTGGGAGATAGCTCCGCAGATGAACATCAAAAAATTGCTGAATTAGCTCAAAATTTGAATTTTGAATATATATTCTTAGTAGGAAGTAATTTTTCCACAACCACTACTACGGCTTCTCAAATTAAAAAATTTAAGTCTACGGAAGATATGAGTAATTATTTAAAAAATAATTCTCTTACATCCGAAAACATTTTATTAAAAGGTTCCAGAGGTATGGCTCTAGAAAAATTAATTGATTTTATTTATTAA